A single window of Nicotiana sylvestris chromosome 3, ASM39365v2, whole genome shotgun sequence DNA harbors:
- the LOC138888065 gene encoding uncharacterized protein: MDWIYRSCIVTFYGYETEADLLLLDMTDFEIILGMDWLSPYHSILDCHAKTVTLAILELPKLEWMARHIAKKGFLAYLVYVRDTTTETPMINSVPVVREYYDVFSSDFPGMPPDHDIDFYIDLAPGTQHISIPSYLMAPKELKELKEQLKELLAKGFIRPSVSPWGASMLFVKTKDGTLWMCIDYH, from the exons ATGGATTGGATCTATCGGTCCTGCATTGTTACTTTCTATGGTTATGAGACCGAGGCtgatcttttgttgcttgatatgaccgactttgagattatcctgggcatggactggttgtctccatatcactctatccttgattgtcatgccaagactgttaccttGGCAATTCTAGAGTTGCCTAAATTAGAGTGGATG gctcgacacATAGCCAAGAAGGGTTTTTTGGCTTATCTAGTTTATGTAAGGGATACTACTACAGAGACTCCGATGATTAATTCAGTGCCTGTGGTTCGAGAGTACTACGATGTATTTTCCTCTGATtttccaggcatgccaccagatcatgatattgatttctatattgatttggctccaggtacccaacATATCTCTATCCCATCGTACCtcatggctccgaaagagttgaaggaattgaaggaacaactcaAGGAGTTGCTAGCAAAGGGGTTCATCAGAccgagtgtgtcaccttggggtgcatctATGTTATTTGTGAAGACGAAAGATGGGACTCtgtggatgtgtattgattaccactag